One genomic window of Candidatus Kuenenia stuttgartiensis includes the following:
- a CDS encoding CHC2 zinc finger domain-containing protein: MARLFSPQLLRSLRNDIPIDRLIADVLSIPHKYSEGYFRFLCPLCSEFNSATNPNTNLARCFRCKKNFNTIDIVMVDSNSSFPDAVYLLKSVLPQYINST, encoded by the coding sequence TTTTCCCCTCAACTCTTGCGCTCATTACGAAACGATATCCCCATCGATCGACTCATCGCTGATGTCCTCTCCATACCTCATAAATACTCCGAAGGCTATTTCCGCTTCCTCTGCCCTCTCTGTTCTGAATTTAATTCCGCCACCAACCCAAATACGAACCTCGCCAGGTGTTTCCGTTGTAAAAAAAACTTTAATACCATCGACATCGTCATGGTAGATTCCAACTCCTCTTTCCCAGATGCTGTCTATCTGCTAAAATCCGTTTTACCTCAATATATTAATTCCACTTAA